In Polyangiaceae bacterium, a genomic segment contains:
- a CDS encoding zinc-dependent metalloprotease, translated as MTLKWTRPLLAASVGLLATLGCAEEREPINRVQPNALEKSFFVGADLQSEADNPAFYANGTVLDIGYGATQDAFFDGFYANDLSIIRWQITEDRLIGRLAYERIDGSDGQGAGMETNDGQVIYAFNIQGHFDIKRSYNPSTGEELNVIEENTSDAPWYERKYFRVDWSRNLITEAYDFDTLAIYGIFFGAYQYEETGYYVNDPKDENAPNFEKDYFDVTTKAWAKPQTIDLGGMWGYGEVPVCFFDADFSGGQAPAGNCNPQELTIRHSFWKVQDKDYQPEDWDGFRFQAAGAFTKDRRGFARNYGMVDTQWRRFISRYNIWKRSHAYADPEAMTGATECFTPTTTPVGADPNRDENKDGTADECANVGGGSQCDTFSQKCTLPFAQREVDPIVWYYTNKSDYRYWEGTYWATQEWDVAMRLAVQAARNAECYRTGRTDCEDAFPVPHGQMDSNEDALAIWREVDACRARNGAADPSKRWDTAACEGVADSTIAKRGYADGDAEGRALKAMAMMKDVVILCHSPIAADDPAECAPGEARLPRDVTPTDCQSLDVLKAKASLTDAEKHVVDSCTAAYKVRIGDVRRHLVNVINTPQTGSPWGFGPTYANPLTGEAISASINVWAWPTDFIAQSVVDVSRFIKGELSVADVTDGKFVKDWDKAAQIMSSGGAMAPMTKAEVTQRKADMFQAIGKDIDTGLAAIDENAKVDQRVVQQLQMARNTRASVGATSAMKQKYFARMQTAYGSQTEAELITPAMQQMAGSGSLPTGSALEFASPLRGRINPTLFRDLQELGELGLANRGACLLHADEFAPSPTAMTGMANKLEAKFGAFNKDDSLNTQLERADAMKNYVAQKMHFAVITHEMGHTFGFRHNFVSSSNAFNYRPQYWQLRTRDGAVTTECTDLAQGAEAENCVGPRYYDPVTQEEQDGMIGMWSHSSIMDYAGDYAQDMVGLGGYDFHAAKMMYGDVASVFNQDDMKDGTVLASAINETILDSFGGILGYIYQSAPQPSGQAAPVIHYSQLNKVYKLIDGCTAVNVEDYVPSDWDEATKGKWDPTLDGHLVRVNGQYTRCKQRRLGYVDWDLLSGGGFEAGNTDAQATGGTGPSIAPDGRTRFPYGFATDRWADLGNLAVYRHDQGADAYELFEFLISEQELRHIFDNYRRNRNTFSVRSAANRVLSRYNTKMRDGAKGLGLIYNNIQNIQPGAFGLYVDYFGWGDNMLAAGMAFDHFTRQMQRPNAGPHEEGNNLGITNVFSPLVANDFVPVGSTLLTVPDGPQGYWNTVGIGGKLVNNTLSDNRGEYDSEFTINAGSYYDKVYSTMLLTESVDNFISSSLTDFVDARFRSVSLADLFGDGYRRWLANNLTGDGWVKGARVAATAGGKPVVDAEGYPTQPLGWISWWPSTPEVCFPNEGTSICSAYGKDGTSFKPNVPEVSRALDPQIGWEQQKFLIAWTLIYLPENQKTRWLDQMGIWSLGADSDPGFDNRIEFHMPTGEVYIARTYGSETFCFGKTTSGSPACKTVQRGIGARILEYANELLNAAYQTTEVDHNGVTWYVPVMDSVTGQPLLKSGTSCESSAACLKLVDFVSVPDFMRQAMHDFGMADPSMKGIYGTSGE; from the coding sequence ATGACTCTTAAATGGACCCGGCCACTGCTTGCAGCGTCAGTCGGGCTGCTCGCGACTCTCGGGTGTGCCGAGGAGCGAGAGCCGATCAACCGCGTGCAACCCAACGCCCTCGAGAAGAGCTTTTTCGTGGGTGCGGATCTGCAAAGTGAAGCAGATAACCCCGCGTTTTATGCCAACGGCACCGTGCTCGACATCGGCTATGGCGCGACGCAAGACGCGTTCTTCGACGGCTTCTACGCCAACGACCTGTCGATCATCCGCTGGCAGATCACCGAAGACCGCCTGATCGGTCGCCTGGCATACGAGCGCATCGACGGCTCGGACGGCCAGGGCGCTGGTATGGAGACGAATGACGGCCAGGTCATTTACGCCTTCAACATCCAGGGGCACTTCGACATCAAGCGCAGCTACAACCCGTCAACGGGCGAAGAGCTGAACGTGATCGAAGAGAACACGTCGGACGCGCCCTGGTACGAGCGCAAGTACTTCCGCGTGGATTGGTCGCGTAACCTCATCACCGAGGCTTACGACTTCGACACGCTCGCCATCTACGGCATCTTCTTCGGTGCCTACCAGTACGAAGAGACCGGCTACTACGTTAACGATCCCAAGGACGAGAACGCGCCGAACTTCGAGAAGGACTACTTCGACGTCACCACCAAGGCGTGGGCGAAGCCTCAGACCATCGATCTCGGTGGCATGTGGGGCTACGGCGAAGTGCCGGTCTGCTTCTTCGACGCGGACTTCTCTGGCGGTCAGGCTCCGGCCGGTAACTGCAACCCCCAGGAGCTGACCATCCGTCACTCGTTCTGGAAGGTTCAGGACAAGGACTACCAGCCCGAGGACTGGGACGGCTTCCGTTTCCAGGCCGCCGGTGCCTTCACCAAGGACCGCCGCGGTTTCGCGCGGAACTACGGCATGGTGGACACCCAGTGGCGTCGCTTCATCTCGCGCTACAACATCTGGAAGCGCAGCCACGCCTACGCCGATCCAGAGGCGATGACTGGCGCGACCGAGTGCTTCACTCCCACGACCACTCCCGTTGGCGCGGATCCGAATCGCGACGAAAACAAGGACGGCACCGCGGACGAGTGCGCGAACGTGGGCGGTGGCTCGCAGTGCGACACCTTCAGCCAGAAGTGCACGCTGCCCTTCGCCCAGCGCGAGGTGGACCCGATCGTTTGGTACTACACCAACAAGAGCGACTACCGTTACTGGGAGGGCACCTACTGGGCGACCCAGGAGTGGGACGTAGCGATGCGTTTGGCCGTCCAGGCGGCGCGCAACGCGGAGTGTTACCGCACCGGCCGCACCGACTGCGAGGACGCATTCCCGGTTCCGCACGGACAGATGGACAGCAACGAAGACGCTCTCGCCATCTGGCGTGAGGTCGATGCCTGCCGCGCGCGGAACGGCGCTGCCGACCCCAGCAAGCGTTGGGACACGGCGGCCTGTGAAGGCGTAGCGGACAGCACCATCGCCAAGCGCGGCTACGCGGACGGCGATGCCGAGGGTAGGGCGCTCAAGGCCATGGCGATGATGAAGGACGTCGTCATCCTCTGCCACAGCCCGATCGCGGCTGATGACCCGGCCGAGTGTGCTCCCGGCGAAGCTCGTCTGCCCCGTGACGTGACGCCCACCGATTGCCAGAGCCTCGACGTGCTCAAGGCAAAGGCGTCCCTGACGGATGCCGAGAAGCACGTGGTCGACTCGTGTACGGCAGCGTACAAGGTGCGTATCGGCGATGTGCGTCGTCACCTCGTGAACGTCATCAACACCCCCCAGACTGGTTCTCCGTGGGGCTTCGGTCCGACGTACGCGAACCCGCTCACGGGTGAAGCCATCAGCGCCAGCATCAACGTCTGGGCCTGGCCGACGGACTTCATCGCGCAGTCCGTGGTCGACGTCAGCCGCTTCATCAAGGGCGAGCTGTCGGTGGCGGACGTCACTGACGGTAAGTTCGTCAAGGACTGGGACAAGGCCGCACAGATCATGAGCTCTGGCGGTGCCATGGCGCCCATGACCAAGGCTGAGGTCACCCAGCGCAAGGCCGACATGTTCCAAGCCATCGGCAAGGACATCGACACCGGGCTCGCCGCAATCGACGAGAATGCGAAGGTCGACCAGCGCGTCGTCCAGCAACTCCAGATGGCTCGCAACACCCGCGCGTCGGTCGGAGCTACCTCTGCCATGAAGCAGAAGTACTTCGCCCGCATGCAAACGGCGTACGGCAGCCAGACGGAAGCTGAGCTCATCACTCCGGCGATGCAGCAGATGGCTGGTTCGGGATCGTTGCCCACGGGCTCCGCTCTCGAGTTCGCCTCGCCGCTGCGTGGTCGCATCAACCCGACCCTGTTCCGCGACCTGCAGGAGCTGGGTGAGCTAGGCCTCGCAAACCGCGGTGCCTGCTTGCTCCACGCTGACGAGTTTGCTCCTTCGCCCACCGCAATGACCGGTATGGCGAACAAGCTCGAGGCGAAGTTCGGCGCCTTCAATAAGGACGACTCGCTCAACACGCAGCTCGAGCGTGCGGACGCGATGAAGAACTACGTCGCGCAGAAGATGCACTTCGCGGTCATCACGCACGAGATGGGTCACACGTTTGGCTTCCGCCACAACTTCGTGAGCTCCTCGAACGCCTTCAACTACCGCCCGCAGTACTGGCAGCTGCGTACCCGCGACGGCGCGGTCACCACTGAGTGCACCGATCTGGCGCAGGGCGCTGAGGCAGAGAACTGCGTCGGTCCGCGTTACTACGACCCGGTAACCCAGGAAGAGCAGGACGGCATGATCGGCATGTGGTCCCACTCCTCCATCATGGACTACGCCGGTGACTACGCGCAGGACATGGTCGGCCTGGGTGGATACGACTTCCACGCCGCCAAGATGATGTACGGCGACGTCGCGTCGGTGTTCAACCAGGACGACATGAAGGACGGTACCGTTCTCGCCTCGGCGATCAACGAGACCATCCTCGACTCGTTCGGCGGCATCCTCGGCTACATCTACCAGAGCGCACCTCAGCCTTCGGGCCAGGCAGCTCCGGTCATCCACTACTCGCAGCTCAACAAGGTCTACAAGCTCATCGACGGCTGCACCGCGGTCAATGTCGAGGACTACGTCCCGAGCGATTGGGATGAGGCGACCAAGGGCAAGTGGGATCCGACCCTCGACGGTCACCTGGTTCGCGTGAACGGGCAGTACACTCGCTGCAAGCAGCGTCGGCTCGGCTACGTGGACTGGGATCTGCTGAGCGGTGGTGGGTTCGAGGCTGGTAACACCGACGCGCAAGCGACCGGTGGCACGGGCCCGAGCATCGCTCCCGACGGCCGCACCCGCTTCCCCTACGGTTTCGCAACCGACCGTTGGGCAGACCTCGGAAACCTCGCGGTTTACCGTCACGACCAGGGTGCTGACGCCTACGAGTTGTTCGAGTTCCTCATCTCCGAGCAGGAGCTGCGGCACATCTTCGACAACTACCGTCGCAACCGGAACACCTTCAGCGTGCGTAGCGCCGCCAACCGTGTGTTGAGTCGCTACAACACGAAGATGCGTGACGGCGCCAAGGGTCTGGGCCTGATCTACAACAACATCCAGAACATCCAGCCTGGTGCGTTCGGCCTCTACGTCGACTACTTCGGCTGGGGCGACAACATGCTCGCCGCTGGTATGGCGTTCGATCACTTCACCCGTCAGATGCAGCGCCCGAACGCCGGTCCGCACGAAGAGGGTAACAACCTTGGTATCACCAACGTGTTCTCCCCCCTCGTCGCGAACGACTTCGTGCCGGTGGGCAGCACGCTCCTCACCGTTCCCGATGGCCCCCAGGGCTACTGGAACACGGTGGGTATCGGCGGCAAGCTGGTGAACAACACCCTGTCCGACAACCGCGGCGAGTACGACTCCGAGTTCACCATCAACGCGGGCTCGTACTACGACAAGGTCTACTCCACGATGTTGCTCACCGAGTCGGTGGACAACTTCATCAGCAGCTCGCTGACGGACTTCGTTGACGCTCGTTTCCGCTCGGTATCTCTCGCTGACCTGTTCGGCGACGGCTACCGTCGTTGGCTCGCCAACAACCTGACCGGTGACGGCTGGGTCAAGGGCGCGCGCGTTGCGGCGACCGCGGGTGGCAAGCCGGTGGTGGACGCGGAGGGTTACCCGACCCAGCCTCTCGGCTGGATCAGCTGGTGGCCGTCGACCCCCGAAGTTTGCTTCCCCAACGAAGGCACCTCGATCTGTTCGGCCTACGGCAAGGATGGAACCAGCTTCAAGCCGAACGTGCCCGAGGTTAGCCGTGCACTGGATCCCCAGATCGGTTGGGAGCAGCAGAAGTTCCTGATCGCCTGGACCCTGATCTACCTGCCGGAGAACCAGAAGACCCGTTGGCTGGACCAGATGGGGATCTGGAGCTTGGGCGCGGACAGCGATCCTGGCTTCGACAACCGCATCGAGTTCCACATGCCCACCGGTGAGGTCTACATCGCCCGCACTTACGGGTCGGAGACCTTCTGCTTCGGCAAGACCACCAGCGGCTCTCCGGCGTGCAAGACGGTTCAGCGCGGTATTGGTGCCCGTATCCTTGAGTACGCGAACGAGCTGCTCAACGCGGCGTACCAGACCACTGAGGTCGACCACAACGGCGTCACCTGGTACGTCCCGGTGATGGACTCGGTCACGGGTCAGCCTCTGCTGAAGTCGGGTACGAGCTGTGAGAGCAGCGCGGCCTGTCTGAAGTTGGTGGACTTCGTCTCGGTGCCGGACTTCATGCGTCAAGCCATGCACGACTTCGGCATGGCGGATCCCAGCATGAAGGGGATCTACGGAACCAGCGGCGAGTGA
- a CDS encoding oxidative damage protection protein codes for MARTVNCIKLGREAEGLDKPPFKGELGQRVFDNISKDGWRGWLEHSKMLINEYRLDLTSEQGQRIWMTELEKYFWGEGSELPPEFAPVDKG; via the coding sequence ATGGCTCGTACCGTCAACTGCATCAAGCTCGGCCGTGAGGCAGAGGGACTCGACAAACCCCCTTTCAAGGGTGAGCTCGGTCAGCGGGTGTTCGACAACATCTCGAAGGATGGCTGGCGAGGTTGGCTGGAGCACTCGAAGATGCTGATCAACGAGTACCGTCTCGACCTGACGTCTGAGCAAGGCCAGCGCATCTGGATGACCGAACTCGAGAAGTACTTCTGGGGAGAAGGCTCCGAGCTGCCCCCGGAGTTCGCTCCCGTCGACAAGGGCTGA
- the hisD gene encoding histidinol dehydrogenase: MLQRAAQPSPEFDALLSRLVRRGESDLERVEPAVREILAVVRKEGDVALRSAVARFEKREVEAFLERDFGGEAALASLPKEVQAALEFAAARIRKFHERQKEFLGGFEYTSGGVSLGTRVEPLGRVGVYAPGGKARYPSSVLMSAVIAQVAGVPEIIVATPDPAPEVRAACHLAGVTAILNAGGAQAIAALAYGTESVPRVDKIVGPGNIYVAAAKRLVFGEVDIDSIAGPSEILVVADASADPRVVAADLLSQAEHDEAAYPLLVTTESELVDAVDRELVEQLAQLPRRAVAERSVQDHGFALVVQDRTQLARVATELAVEHVSVQTRDARALADQIGRAGALFVGHHTPEAAGDYVAGPSHVLPTGGASRFASPLGIYDFVTRCSMITYEASALSEQASAITDLARCEGLEAHARAVEVRVRGASSKVQNRA; the protein is encoded by the coding sequence ATGCTCCAGCGAGCCGCACAACCTAGCCCTGAGTTCGATGCGTTGCTTTCGCGCCTCGTGCGCCGGGGCGAGTCCGACCTCGAGCGCGTCGAACCGGCGGTGCGAGAGATCTTGGCTGTGGTTCGCAAGGAAGGCGACGTCGCGCTCCGATCCGCTGTCGCGCGCTTCGAAAAACGTGAAGTCGAGGCATTCTTAGAGAGGGATTTTGGGGGTGAGGCTGCGCTTGCGAGTCTCCCGAAAGAAGTGCAGGCTGCCCTGGAGTTCGCTGCCGCACGGATCCGGAAGTTCCACGAGCGCCAGAAGGAATTTCTGGGCGGCTTCGAGTACACCAGCGGCGGTGTTTCTCTCGGAACGCGCGTGGAGCCCCTCGGCCGCGTCGGCGTGTACGCGCCGGGTGGCAAGGCGCGTTACCCCTCGAGCGTGTTGATGAGCGCGGTCATCGCGCAGGTCGCCGGGGTACCCGAGATCATCGTCGCCACGCCCGATCCGGCTCCCGAGGTGCGCGCCGCGTGTCACCTCGCGGGCGTCACGGCGATACTCAACGCTGGCGGAGCGCAGGCGATCGCGGCGTTGGCGTACGGCACCGAAAGCGTGCCCCGCGTCGACAAGATCGTCGGTCCCGGAAACATCTACGTTGCCGCTGCCAAGCGCCTGGTGTTCGGCGAAGTAGACATCGATAGCATCGCGGGGCCGAGTGAGATCCTGGTGGTTGCCGACGCGAGCGCCGATCCGCGCGTCGTTGCCGCAGACTTGCTGTCTCAAGCGGAGCACGATGAAGCGGCGTATCCGTTGCTAGTGACCACGGAGAGCGAGCTAGTCGACGCCGTCGATCGCGAGCTCGTAGAGCAGCTCGCTCAGCTTCCGCGGCGCGCGGTTGCGGAGCGCTCCGTGCAAGATCATGGCTTCGCGCTGGTGGTTCAGGACCGCACGCAGCTGGCTCGGGTGGCGACAGAGCTCGCGGTGGAGCACGTTTCCGTGCAGACACGAGACGCGCGGGCGTTGGCTGATCAGATTGGTCGCGCTGGGGCCTTGTTCGTGGGGCACCACACACCAGAAGCCGCCGGGGACTATGTCGCTGGACCGTCCCATGTGTTGCCAACCGGCGGTGCCTCGCGCTTCGCTTCTCCCTTGGGGATCTACGACTTCGTGACGCGGTGCTCGATGATCACCTACGAAGCCAGTGCGCTCTCTGAGCAAGCGTCAGCGATCACCGACTTGGCTCGCTGCGAAGGCCTCGAAGCCCATGCACGCGCCGTTGAAGTGCGCGTACGCGGCGCCAGCAGTAAAGTGCAGAATCGCGCCTGA
- a CDS encoding 1-acyl-sn-glycerol-3-phosphate acyltransferase, producing the protein MALEDGVRMLVETAASFVTPSLSEEVRSSLTSLLVGEEEAAQRELLQRLMTTGDGWGYFPPNQLARRINYALGELTVKADSTLRGAEHLPVSGTPSVYLANHLSFSDANLFAYLLEREGHAASVEKLCVLAGPKVFTEAFRRFSSLCFGAIKLPQSPSRASGEAVMPRREVARLAAETISTCEERLRSGDHLLVFVEGTRSRSAAMQPALGAVSRYLEVPGTQIIPLALTGTEHLVPIGEEHAHTTHVDALIGKPLSAEALVAASEGKRGTQMHAVGLAIARLLPESYRGYYGDEDQPELKAASAALAALED; encoded by the coding sequence ATGGCCCTGGAGGACGGCGTTCGGATGCTGGTGGAGACCGCTGCGAGCTTCGTCACGCCTAGTCTCTCGGAGGAGGTACGTTCCAGTCTGACGTCACTGCTCGTCGGTGAGGAAGAGGCGGCACAGCGTGAACTGTTGCAGCGGCTGATGACGACGGGAGACGGCTGGGGCTACTTTCCGCCGAACCAGCTCGCGCGGCGTATCAACTACGCCCTCGGCGAACTGACGGTGAAGGCTGATTCGACGCTGCGTGGAGCCGAACACCTGCCGGTCTCCGGTACGCCTAGCGTGTACCTCGCGAATCACCTGTCCTTCTCCGACGCGAACCTGTTCGCGTACTTGCTCGAGCGCGAAGGACACGCAGCCAGCGTGGAAAAGCTCTGCGTCCTGGCAGGCCCGAAGGTCTTTACTGAAGCTTTCCGACGCTTCAGCAGCCTGTGCTTCGGTGCGATCAAGCTGCCCCAGAGTCCAAGCCGCGCATCGGGTGAGGCCGTCATGCCGCGCCGAGAGGTCGCTCGGCTGGCGGCGGAGACAATCAGCACGTGCGAGGAGCGCCTTCGCTCAGGGGACCACTTGCTGGTGTTCGTCGAAGGCACCCGCAGCCGTAGCGCCGCCATGCAGCCTGCACTCGGCGCAGTGTCTCGTTACCTCGAGGTACCGGGGACTCAGATCATCCCGCTTGCGCTCACTGGCACCGAGCACCTGGTGCCAATCGGCGAAGAGCACGCGCACACCACCCACGTCGACGCACTGATCGGCAAGCCCCTCAGCGCCGAGGCGCTCGTCGCCGCTTCCGAAGGGAAACGTGGGACTCAGATGCACGCAGTGGGTCTGGCCATCGCGAGGCTCCTGCCCGAGTCGTATCGAGGCTACTACGGCGACGAAGACCAGCCAGAGCTCAAGGCGGCATCCGCTGCCCTAGCGGCGCTCGAGGACTGA
- a CDS encoding SMI1/KNR4 family protein, giving the protein MVDSLKKQLKLPRRYREFLLESDPVDVETVTPSERVRLVPSGEFLEEQQGFCLTEEGELLLSPAANGWRPTWVIVGHSALLGDPYFLDVSEIDAEGDCPVYTAMSGTDTWKPRLCASSFAMFLRILAITVEVACDFDEDDFDMDNESVFRESVGPRIREYDPAAMKAGHWT; this is encoded by the coding sequence CTGGTGGACTCGCTGAAGAAGCAGCTCAAGCTCCCCCGGCGCTACCGGGAGTTTCTGCTGGAATCGGACCCTGTCGATGTGGAAACCGTCACCCCTTCCGAGCGCGTGCGCTTGGTGCCGTCGGGTGAGTTCCTGGAGGAGCAGCAGGGTTTCTGCCTGACCGAGGAGGGCGAGCTGTTGCTCAGCCCTGCCGCCAACGGCTGGCGCCCCACCTGGGTCATCGTCGGGCACAGCGCGTTGCTTGGCGATCCCTACTTCCTCGACGTGAGCGAGATCGACGCCGAAGGCGATTGCCCGGTCTACACCGCGATGAGCGGCACAGACACCTGGAAGCCGCGGCTCTGCGCGTCCAGCTTCGCCATGTTCCTGCGTATCCTCGCGATCACGGTGGAAGTGGCGTGTGACTTCGATGAAGACGACTTCGACATGGACAACGAAAGCGTCTTCAGAGAGTCCGTGGGGCCGAGGATCCGTGAGTACGACCCGGCCGCCATGAAGGCGGGGCACTGGACCTGA
- a CDS encoding TerB family tellurite resistance protein: MLETLSKDDRLLLLKFVCAFAWADLEVQKQERQFVHRLVKQLKLEKDEAKLVDGWLANPPTPEEVDPATVPRKHRKLFLDTAKKLIESDGNVDPNEAEIFELLEQLLV; encoded by the coding sequence ATGCTCGAGACGCTGTCCAAGGATGACCGCCTGCTGTTGTTGAAGTTCGTTTGCGCGTTCGCGTGGGCGGACCTCGAGGTGCAGAAACAGGAGCGTCAGTTCGTCCACCGCTTGGTGAAGCAGCTGAAGCTGGAGAAGGACGAGGCGAAGCTTGTCGATGGCTGGCTCGCTAATCCTCCCACGCCCGAGGAGGTGGATCCGGCTACCGTGCCCAGAAAGCACCGAAAGCTGTTCCTCGATACGGCCAAGAAGCTGATCGAGAGCGACGGCAACGTCGATCCCAACGAAGCGGAAATCTTCGAGTTATTGGAACAGCTCCTGGTCTGA
- a CDS encoding protein kinase, whose amino-acid sequence MRPCPQCGTQCAEEHKYCPACGFPVGSVRTTATDDKLIGQELPGGYLILDLLSVGGMGRVYRAEQRVLGRTVAVKIIHPHLLSDENSALRFMTEARAASQLNHPNSISVIDFGRTDDGQPYLVMEFLRGKDLARVAYEDGPLSFVRIVDILRQVLFALSDAHEMGIVHRDLKPENILCEPLRRGGDHVKVVDFGLAKLKQDATMPNVTSPGIVCGTPDYMAPEQGRGDPIDGRTDLYAVGVILFQLLTGRLPFEAESPTQVVMMHLSIPVPDPTQVAPERNIPEPLVSVVSKALEKDAEHRYQDALEFADALKDAIDLVEAEEKERSSGVPPVPVTGSVQCPACESVVPLQKFCGECGARLPLNSVVPEAPSVPSLPLPMVGRDEDLAWLADRRDQLIEEVSGARLVGESGAGKTRLLKEFLGRAESAGDLVVYATPDPHGAEVAYYALRETLGVLLKRRKNGASMPDVTDAPSEVAAAIREVFEGPRDDDRRSVLERRFALAEALRWALGEARQQTNGAVIVALDDLHRMDGASRSAFADALGEPPAVRTLILAAHVPGFETGWGAAHAARVISGLPTPAVSRLLKASRPGERLRAIGDAGARGVLPMYVEQVIRFTLEGGKEPPTRLADLVADRVAALEPDARRVLQAVAVLGDEVEPIAFGTMVPNVSDVLGALNQLVQAGMVVRHAGTLSTSHPLIRDVVLAAVPAGVRRDLHFRAVKVCEESGAPIEAHALHAFYSQDSFQALLLLEQVADRASARGDTQAAVLALRRGLELARQEIARGELDDPLRAVLIFSRKLGDALTRAGNFSDAEGVLREALDLAGPSGTDRARVLSALAHVAHGRKRSDEAFEYINEAIEVARKSGAHELLLSLETMRRDWAS is encoded by the coding sequence ATGCGACCGTGCCCCCAGTGCGGAACGCAGTGCGCCGAGGAGCACAAATACTGTCCGGCTTGCGGATTTCCCGTCGGCAGTGTTCGCACCACAGCCACTGACGACAAGTTGATCGGACAGGAGCTACCTGGGGGCTACCTGATCCTCGACTTGCTCAGCGTTGGCGGCATGGGGCGGGTGTACCGCGCCGAGCAACGCGTACTCGGACGAACCGTCGCGGTGAAGATCATCCATCCTCACTTGCTCAGCGACGAAAACTCCGCCCTGCGCTTCATGACCGAAGCGCGCGCCGCGTCCCAGCTCAATCACCCCAACTCGATCAGCGTGATCGACTTCGGGCGCACCGACGACGGGCAGCCCTATCTGGTGATGGAGTTTCTGCGAGGAAAAGACCTCGCGCGAGTTGCCTACGAGGACGGGCCGCTATCGTTCGTGCGCATCGTAGATATTCTGCGACAAGTGTTGTTTGCGCTTTCCGATGCCCACGAGATGGGCATCGTGCACCGCGACCTGAAGCCAGAGAACATCCTCTGCGAGCCGCTTCGGCGCGGTGGCGATCACGTCAAGGTCGTCGACTTCGGCCTGGCCAAGCTGAAGCAGGACGCGACGATGCCCAACGTCACCAGTCCTGGCATCGTCTGTGGCACGCCCGACTACATGGCGCCGGAGCAGGGGAGAGGCGATCCTATCGACGGACGCACCGACCTGTACGCGGTCGGCGTGATCCTGTTCCAGCTGCTCACGGGCCGCCTGCCTTTCGAGGCGGAGAGCCCAACGCAAGTGGTGATGATGCACCTGTCGATCCCCGTGCCGGATCCAACCCAGGTGGCCCCAGAGCGCAACATCCCGGAGCCTCTGGTCTCCGTTGTGAGCAAGGCGCTCGAGAAGGACGCAGAGCATCGTTACCAGGATGCGCTCGAGTTCGCCGACGCGCTGAAGGATGCGATCGACCTGGTCGAGGCAGAGGAAAAGGAGCGCTCGAGCGGCGTTCCGCCAGTGCCGGTTACGGGCAGCGTTCAGTGCCCAGCCTGTGAGTCCGTCGTGCCGCTGCAGAAGTTCTGCGGCGAGTGTGGCGCTCGCTTGCCGCTGAATAGCGTCGTGCCTGAAGCGCCCTCGGTGCCGTCGCTACCTTTGCCAATGGTGGGGCGCGACGAAGACCTCGCGTGGCTCGCGGATCGCCGCGACCAGCTCATCGAAGAGGTGTCTGGGGCGCGGTTGGTGGGCGAATCGGGTGCCGGCAAGACGCGCTTGCTCAAAGAGTTCTTGGGGCGCGCAGAGAGCGCCGGAGATCTGGTCGTCTACGCGACGCCGGATCCCCATGGAGCCGAGGTCGCTTACTACGCGCTGCGGGAAACCCTCGGCGTGTTGCTAAAGCGTCGAAAGAACGGCGCATCGATGCCCGACGTCACGGACGCGCCCAGCGAGGTGGCTGCGGCAATCCGCGAGGTCTTCGAAGGGCCGAGAGACGACGACAGACGTAGTGTGCTCGAGCGTCGCTTTGCCTTGGCGGAAGCGCTGCGCTGGGCACTCGGAGAGGCCCGTCAGCAGACGAACGGGGCAGTGATCGTCGCGTTGGACGATCTGCATCGCATGGATGGCGCGAGTCGAAGTGCGTTCGCGGACGCGCTCGGCGAGCCGCCGGCGGTGCGTACCCTGATCCTCGCGGCTCACGTTCCCGGGTTTGAAACCGGCTGGGGAGCTGCTCACGCCGCCCGCGTCATCAGCGGCCTGCCAACCCCCGCCGTTTCCCGGCTGCTCAAGGCGAGCCGCCCGGGAGAGCGGCTGCGTGCGATTGGCGACGCGGGGGCGCGCGGGGTACTCCCGATGTACGTCGAGCAAGTGATCCGCTTCACCCTCGAAGGGGGTAAGGAGCCTCCCACCCGCCTCGCAGATCTCGTTGCTGATCGCGTGGCCGCGCTGGAGCCTGATGCGCGCCGCGTGCTGCAAGCCGTCGCGGTGCTCGGCGACGAGGTGGAACCCATCGCGTTCGGCACCATGGTGCCAAACGTCAGTGACGTGCTCGGTGCGCTGAACCAGCTCGTTCAGGCGGGTATGGTGGTGCGTCACGCGGGTACGCTCTCGACTTCGCACCCGCTGATCCGTGACGTGGTGTTGGCGGCGGTGCCGGCTGGAGTGCGCCGCGACCTACACTTCCGTGCGGTAAAGGTTTGCGAGGAGTCGGGGGCGCCGATCGAAGCCCACGCGCTCCACGCCTTCTACTCCCAGGACTCCTTCCAAGCGCTGCTCCTGTTGGAGCAAGTCGCCGACCGTGCCTCTGCCCGTGGCGACACGCAGGCTGCGGTGCTTGCGCTTCGCCGCGGACTCGAGCTGGCTCGGCAAGAGATCGCTCGAGGTGAGTTGGACGACCCGCTGCGCGCGGTGCTCATCTTCAGCCGTAAGCTCGGAGACGCTCTGACTCGCGCGGGCAATTTCAGTGACGCTGAGGGTGTTCTACGCGAGGCGCTGGATCTGGCAGGCCCCAGCGGTACGGACCGCGCGCGGGTGCTCAGCGCGCTCGCCCACGTTGCCCATGGCCGCAAGCGCTCCGACGAGGCCTTCGAATACATCAACGAGGCGATCGAGGTGGCTCGCAAATCCGGGGCACACGAGCTCTTGTTGTCTCTCGAGACGATGCGCCGCGACTGGGCTTCCTGA